In Asanoa sp. WMMD1127, one genomic interval encodes:
- a CDS encoding VOC family protein has protein sequence MTSVLGVKTVLHPVSDLPKAKALYSALLGVEPVADAPYYVGYEVAGQHIGLVPNGDMGGPVAYWHVTDIEAKLAEVTAAGGTLKEAAHDVGGGRLVASFTDPDGNVLGLVQDS, from the coding sequence ACCGTGCTGCACCCCGTCTCGGACCTGCCGAAGGCCAAGGCCCTCTACAGCGCCCTGCTCGGCGTGGAGCCGGTGGCCGACGCGCCCTACTACGTCGGCTACGAGGTGGCCGGGCAGCACATCGGGCTCGTGCCCAACGGCGACATGGGCGGACCGGTCGCCTACTGGCACGTGACCGACATCGAGGCGAAGCTGGCCGAGGTGACCGCGGCCGGCGGCACGCTCAAGGAGGCGGCCCACGACGTCGGCGGCGGCCGGCTCGTCGCCAGCTTCACCGACCCCGACGGCAACGTGCTCGGCCTGGTCCAGGACAGTTGA